Proteins encoded in a region of the Candidozyma auris chromosome 7, complete sequence genome:
- a CDS encoding cytochrome P450 — protein sequence MASQVLQLDRLLAVLLIAVVAKYTVQFIRHRYLARKWHTEPIVNSRSILGMLPELFDHQRDTAQGFLLERMLDRFERTQANTLSMAIPSSTGQLILTMSPDNMKAMLSTQFNEFSIGVRKQAFGPLLGNGIFASEGHHWKHSRTLLKPQFAREQVAHVQMLEPHVQILAKHIRKNAGSFFDIQSLFHRFTLDAGTHFLFGESVNDLKDETVGYNPDDYYIEGRDEFNTALTFVQSYLVKRSSLFNFYWIASSKQFRDSVRHIHDYTNHFVNKALQLKPEEIEARSREGYTFLYELVKDTRNPVDIRDQLLNIMLAGRSTTASLLSSAMSELSRHPDVWRKLREEVIMQFGTGESPEELESITFESLKKCNYLKWVINETLRVYPPVSSNLREALKDTTLPSGGGKDGRAPIFVPKGAVVIFSIYCVQRSKKHYGPDADEFRPERWANLNKIGWAFMPFGSGPRICLGQQFALTEASYVLVRLAQMFHTLETAGGEYPARKQANATLRYTDGVNVRMA from the coding sequence ATGGCCTCTCAGGTTTTGCAGCTCGACCGCCTCTTGGCGGTGTTGCTCATCgcagtggttgcaaaatatacTGTTCAATTCATCAGACACAGGTACTTGGCCAGAAAATGGCACACTGAGCCTATAGTCAACAGCAGATCAATACTCGGTATGCTCCCTGAGCTATTTGATCACCAAAGAGACACTGCCCAAGGATTTCTTTTGGAGAGAATGTTGGACAGGTTCGAGAGGACCCAGGCCAACACGCTTCTGATGGCCATCCCCAGCTCCACAGGGCAATTGATCCTCACCATGAGCCCAGATAACATGAAGGCGATGCTTCTGACGCAATTCAACGAATTTAGCATAGGCGTGCGGAAGCAGGCGTTCGGCCCGCTTTTGGGCAACGGGATCTTTGCTCTGGAAGGGCACCACTGGAAACACCTGAGGACATTGCTCAAACCGCAGTTTGCCAGAGAGCAGGTGGCACATGTGCAGATGTTGGAGCCCCACGTTCAGATCTTGGCCAAGCACATCAGGAAAAACGCCGGTAGTTTTTTCGACATCCAGCTGTTGTTCCACAGATTCACCTTGGATGCCGGCACCCATTTCCTCTTTGGCGAGAGTGTCAACGACTTGAAAGACGAGACGGTGGGTTACAACCCAGACGACTACTACATCGAGGGCAGGGACGAGTTCAACACCGCCCTCACGTTTGTGCAGCTGTACTTGGTGAAACGGCTGTCTCTATTCAACTTCTACTGGATCGCCAGCTCTAAGCAGTTCAGAGATAGCGTCAGGCACATCCACGACTACACGAATCATTTCGTTAACAAGGcgttgcaattgaagccAGAGGAGATCGAGGCCCGCTCCAGAGAAGGGTACACCTTCTTGTATGAGTTGGTCAAGGACACACGAAACCCCGTTGACATTCGAGACCAGCTCTTGAACATCATGTTGGCGGGCCGCTCCACCACTGCGTCGCTTCTTCTGTCGGCGATGTCAGAGCTTTCCAGGCACCCCGAtgtttggagaaagttACGTGAAGAGGTTATTATGCAATTTGGTACTGGGGAACTGCCCGAGGAGCTTGAAAGCATCACGTTTGAGTCGTTGAAAAAGTGCAACTACCTCAAGTGGGTCATCAATGAGACCCTCAGAGTGTACCCACCAGTGTCCTCGAATCTTCGAGAAGCACTTAAGGACACGACGTTGCCCAGCGGAGGCGGCAAGGATGGCCGGGCGCCGATCTTTGTTCCCAAGGGTGCAGTGGTGATTTTCCTGATCTACTGTGTCCAGCGGCTGAAGAAACACTATGGGCCTGACGCCGACGAGTTCCGGCCTGAAAGATGGGCCaatctcaacaagatcGGCTGGGCGTTCATGCCGTTTGGAAGTGGGCCTCGTATATGCTTGGGCCAGCAGTTTGCTCTCACTGAGGCTCTGTATGTGTTGGTGAGGTTGGCGCAAATGTTCCACACGTTGGAGACCGCTGGCGGAGAGTACCCAGCCAGGAAACAGGCGAACGCCACGTTAAGATATACTGATGGCGTGAATGTCAGAATGGCGTAA
- the CLB4 gene encoding B-type cyclin — protein MPEAPKRLSTRKPLGQLPVNLATRNANAKSTKVEPRSKRTSGSLEPFSAPNFSSEDGLIRQHFDPIRSDVPAAASGSESATVLPEASHFAELEDDDSDVDIAPNEVYDEDSDNTDYDGPQEPKWNKQIFNKLQTVMRTFSKAALDENDEDTYDVTMVAEYAPEIFNYLHELEHMYAADADYMANQDELRWEMRSVLIDWVVQVHQRFNLLPETLFLTVNYIDRFLSRRRVSLSRFQLVGAVALFIAAKYEEINCPTVQEVAYMADNAYSIEDFLKAERFMIDVLEFDMGWPGPMSFLRRTSKADDYDYETRTLAKYFLEITIMDHRFVASQPSWLAAGAHYLSRKMLNKGSWTDAHVFYSGYTEEQLKPLARIMMEMCSNAETHHKAIFEKYQERRYRRSSLFVQEFLKAMRSPKDE, from the exons ATGCCTGAAGCTCCAAAGCGTCTTTCGACACGAAAGCCCTTGGGCCAGCTTCCCGTAAACTTGGCCACACGCAATGCCAATGCCAAACTGACGAAAGTGGAGCCTCGTTCAAAGCGAACATCGGGCTCTCTAGAACCATTCCTGGCtcccaacttctcctcggAAGACGGCCTAATACGCCAGCACTTTGATCCCATTCGTTCAGACGTTCCAGCGGCAGCCTCGGGCTCGGAGCTGGCCACGGTGTTGCCCGAGGC ATCTCACTTTGCTGAGCTTGAAGACGACGATCTGGACGTCGACATTGCCCCCAACGAGGTCTACGACGAAGACAGCGACAACACCGACTACGACGGGCCCCAGGAACCCAAATGGAACAAgcagatcttcaacaagttaCAAACGGTGATGCGCACGTTCTCCAAAGCTGCCTTGGACGAGAACGACGAAGACACCTACGACGTGACCATGGTGGCCGAATACGCCCCCGAAATCTTCAACTATTTGCATGAGCTTGAGCATATGTATGCTGCAGACGCTGACTACATGGCCAACCAGGACGAGTTGCGGTGGGAAATGCGCAGCGTACTCATTGACTGGGTTGTCCAGGTCCACCAGCGGTTCAACTTGCTTCCAGAAACGTTATTTCTTACAGTCAACTACATTGATCGCTTTTTGAGCCGCCGAAGAGTGTCGTTGCTGCGGTTCCAGCTTGTAGGCGCAGTGGCGCTCTTCATTGCCGCCAAGTACGAGGAAATTAACTGTCCCAcagttcaagaagtcgCCTACATGGCTGACAACGCATATAGCATAGAGGACTTCCTCAAAGCTGAACGGTTTATGATCGACGTACTTGAGTTCGACATGGGCTGGCCTGGGCCCATGTCTTTCTTAAGACGCACCTCCAAAGCGGACGACTACGACTACGAGACTCGTACGCTTGCGAAATACTTCTTGGAGATCACCATTATGGACCACCGTTTTGTCGCCTCGCAGCCTTCATGGCTTGCCGCAGGCGCCCACTATCTTCTGAGGAAGATGCTCAATAAGGGCTCATGGACAGACGCTCACGTTTTCTACTCTGGCTACACAGAGGAACAGCTCAAGCCCCTCGCAAGGATAATGATGGAGATGTGCTCCAACGCAGAAACTCATCATAAAGCTATCTTCGAAAAGTACCAGGAGAGACGCTACAGACGCTCGCTGTTGTTCGTTCAAGAGTTTCTCAAAGCAATGCGATCGCCCAAGGACGAGTGA
- the MAM33 gene encoding Mam33p: MSRTFVSSSLRAVAQASRIVAPQAARRVPLLANTARSFSSSIIRANQTSAALLDVVKSEYKIANSIDNELAPDHVQYLNDSGFEVIHKNGESNVQLAKTLESGEKLTVFFDIDEVTDVSFGSPEAPEEEDAASEEQLEDELYQYDSTFANVKVLVSNEANNNGLFFNLMLQSSEEEFFVDYFNYKPDVAAFLKQVEDKGTFLGNFEYQGPRFSNLDESLQASVEKYLNEKGIDSGLADFIFGYSEVKEEESYRDLLKDVSNYLKQN, from the coding sequence ATGTCTAGAACATTCGTGTCGTCCTCCCTTCGTGCTGTTGCTCAAGCATCCAGAATTGTTGCTCCTCAGGCAGCTAGAAGGGTGCCACTTCTCGCCAACACGGCTCGTTCgttttcctcctcgatTATCCGTGCTAACCAGACCTCTGCTGCTTTGCTTGATGTAGTCAAGTCTGAGTACAAGATTGCCAACTCGATCGACAACGAGTTGGCTCCAGACCACGTGCAATACTTGAACGACTCAGGCTTTGAGGTTATCCACAAGAACGGTGAGTCCAACGTGCAGCTTGCGAAGACATTGGAGTCTGGTGAAAAACTCActgttttctttgacaTTGACGAGGTCACCGATGTCTCTTTTGGATCCCCAGAAGCTccagaggaagaggatgCCGCTTCTGAAGAGCAGCTTGAGGATGAGCTTTACCAGTACGACTCCACTTTTGCTAACGTCAAGGTTTTGGTCTCCAACGAAGCCAACAACAATGGtttgtttttcaacttGATGTTGCAAAGCTCTGAGGAGGAGTTTTTTGTTGACTACTTCAACTACAAGCCTGACGTTGCCGCATTCTTGAAACAGGTCGAGGACAAGGGTACCTTCTTGGGTAACTTCGAATACCAGGGCCCCCGTTTCTCCAACTTGGACGAGTCGTTGCAGGCCTCTGTGGAGAAGTATTTGAACGAAAAGGGCATTGACTCCGGTTTGGCTGACTTCATTTTCGGCTACTCCgaggtgaaggaggaggagtcTTACAgagacttgttgaaggacGTCTCGAACTACTTGAAGCAGAACTAA